The region CGCCAAAAGTTCCGTAGTCGGCTCCTTTGCTAGCAATAGAGACAGAATCGGTAAGCGAAACGGGGTAGTTGTTGTATAGTTTCAGGAATCCCTCCACCGATAGGCGGCTCGATTCGTTAGGTAGCCATTCGCCTCCGAATACAATATGATCGCTTTGAATAAACTTTAGCCCATTCGATTTATTGACTAGTTCGCCGGCGGAATTGCCGTATCCTAGCGTTGTGTACGATGGTTGCTGGTAAAACCTCCCGATGTTAAAGTTTAAGTAGGAATTGGGTGTTAACTCGTACGATGCCGAAAACCTTGGGCTTACTTGGCTAATGAGGTTATTCATCTGCTTGGAGTAGTTATTTGCATCGGTACGTAAGCCCAACGAGAGTGTTAACTTTTTAAAGTAAGTATGGTTGATTTGCCCAAATAGGCTCCACTTAAACATCTCCATGTTTGTTTTGTATGCGTCGGGAAGGTAGGTTTCATCGATGTATTTGGCTCGGAATGTGCTATTGTAGTAACGGGCATATTCCATTCCTGCTCCAAAGTTTAGGTCGTAACCGCTTGGGAGTTTCAGTTGACGTTCGTACCGGAACTTATTTTCGGCTTCCCATGATGTGTAATCCAGTAATTTGGGATTCGATTTATCGTTGTTTTGGTACTTGTACTGTCGGTTGTTCAGCATATTCCTGCTGGCAACGAATGTTTCGAATCCGTTCTCCTTGAAATGCTTATACGAAATGCCTAATGTGTAATTCCATTGCGTGTTAACCGGTAGGTATCCTAGTATGTAGCGTTGCGATTCGTCGGGATTCTTAAGGCCGGTATTCAATTCGTTATTGTCTATTGCTCCTAGTCCAATAACTGTAAGTTCGTGTTTGTTGTCGAACTTAGTTTTTGTTTTAAACTGAAAATCGTTGTAGGTTGGGAGGAATGGTAAGCCTAAGGCGTTGAACAGCAATTGGAGGTACGATCTCCGAGCCGAGAATATGAACGAAGTCTTCTTCCCAACAGGACCGTCTAGTGTTAACGCCAAATCCGATGCACCAACGGCAGTTTTCACCTTTAAATTGTCTTTGTTTCCATCAATTTGTCTGAAATCTAGAACCGAACTTATGGCATTGCCGTAGTTGGCCGGAAACGCTCCCGAGTAAAAGTTAACCTCGCGAACAAAATCAACATTTATAATTCCGGTTGGCCCACCCGATGCCCCTTGCGTGGCAAAGTGATTTAGGTTTGGAATTTCAATTCCATCCAAGTAAAATCTGTTCTCGTTTGGTCCACCACCGCGAACAATTACATCATTTCTGTATGCTAATGATGATGCAACGCCCGGTAGCGATTGTATTACCCGGCTTATATCGCGATTACCTCCAGGATTCTTCTCAATCTCGTCAATCCCAATTCTCCGGAGCGATAATGGTGCATCATCGCTTCTCCTAAAAGTTGATGCTTTAATGGTTACACCTTCCAGTTCAATTGGCATTTCTTCAATAGGCAAATCTATATAGGCGATTTTGGAGTTGGTTACAAGTATAGCTTCTGATATGTACGGTTTGTAACCAATTGTAGAAACTTGCAGTTCTATATATCCTGGGTTTATTCCTGTAAAAGAGTAGTTGCCATCCGAATCGGAGGTGATACCTATTGTTGTTCCAAAAATAATAATGTTGGCAAATGGAATAGGCTCACTACTTTGCTTATCGAAGACTCGACCTTTAATTATTCCAGTTCCTTGAGGAAATCCTATTAATGGCAGAAGAATAAGTAGCAATAAGAATTTATATGTTTTCATGTTTTTCTATTTTTACATGATAACAGTAAAATGTATAATTTGTTTGCTTAAATTATTGATAAGATAAACAAATTGTGCGTTTGATAGAATTAAAGCAACCTATTTTTTCTGATTTGTCTTCTTTGCCAAGTCTTCCATCACTAGGATATTCATGGATGCGGTGTAAGCCTTTGATTTTATCATCAACTTTTGGAGATGTTCATCGGGATTTTGCGATGATGGTTCAAGCTGCATCGTATTCATATCGCTCCATCTAAAGTATAGCGGGGTTGAGGTGTAATCGACACAGCCCACGCTATCCATTGCTATGCGATAGCAGTAAACGCTGTAGTTATCCTTACCCTTGTCCGATAGTAGATTATTCCCTGAGTTTACATATTTGGCATCGGAAAGCGCTAGGTTAAACAGCGTTGGAAAAACATCTCGGTGCGAACCAAATTTCTTGGTATTAACATCGTTTTTTGGTTTGTAGGCATCGGGAACGTAAAGCAGGAATGGAACCGAATATTTCATCAGTAAATCCTTGTCGGTAAAATCAAATATTTGGTGAATGTTGTGGTCGCCGGTTGCTACTATAATGGTGTTTTTACCCAGCGGTGAATTTCTGATTTTATTGATAAATTTTCCGAGGCAATCGTTGGCATACTGATAGGCCTTTAAACTCTTTAATGCAATCTCAGGTGTTGCTTTGAGTTTGCTCTTCATTTCGTCGGTCAACTCTAGCGGGTAACCTTGATATGATTCTGGAATATCGTATGGCGAGTGATGCGATATTGTCATCGCATAAATGAATTGAGGTTGCTTCGCATTGCTAAGTATTTCGAAGGTTCTATCGAACATGTTCTCATCGTGAACGCCCCATTCGCATCGTTTGGCATCGGGGCATTCCTTTAGCAGGTTGGGCTCAGCCTCAATGGTTTCGAAATATTGCTTGTTGATGAACTTGTCCATGCTGCGCCATCCCATTTTTCCGCCTGTTATGAAGGTTGTTTGGTAGCCTTTCTCAACAAAAGGCTTAGCCGATGACGATTCGAGTGTTACAGTTTGATATTTTGATTGCGAAAGCGGTCCTTGTGGACTGTTTACCATAATTCCTTCGAGCGAGAAGATAGTACCATTGTACGATGAAAGAAAGTTGCGGAACAGATAGCAGTCTTTAAGTTCGTTTTCGAGAGCCCCAAGCAGATTTGTTTTTTCGGAGTGAAAGTTGAGGTAGTAGTTGCTCATACTTTCCATCATCACAAATACTACCGAAGGTGGATTCTGCTTTAAAAACTCATTTTTAGGTGTTGTGGCAATTAATGAAGATGTGTTTAATGTATCGTTCGGATTTCCTAAGTATGTCGATATTGCCTCGCTTTCAGTTTTGAACTTGTACTGCTTAAGCATTTTGGAAATGTTGATATCAACCTTGTAGTTTTTTCTATCGGAGTAGGCAATCTTAAGTGCAAAAACGCCATTGTTTGCCAATGTATTAACAAAAGTGTTCTCTGAGAAAGTTGCGTGTCGGCCATCGAGTGGAATAATTGCTAGGGTTCCGCGCATTCCTGCAAAGTAAACCCCAACGAAAACCAAAATGGCGAATGCCTGGATTAATACTCTGTTCGAGAGTAATTTTTTAAATTCCCGATCCTTGGAAATCCAGCCGCTTGCTTTGTAGAGTAGGAATAACGCAACAAATAGGCCTATAAGTATTGGGATTAATGGGAAATCGGTCCATATGGTTTTAAGCACAGCAAGCGTATCATCCTCAAAAAATCCAAAGAATATTACGCTTATTCGGGAATTATAGAAACTGAAAAAGTAGTAATCTATAATCATCAAAAGTGCAAAAATGCTTAGGATGATGAATCCATATATTTGAAAAGTCTTACGGATTACTTTGAATCCTTTATTGCCGAAAAGTAATGTTAGAAATGATAGTAGAACCAACGGCAGCAATCCTATGGTGAGTACTTTTAGGTCGAATCGGATGCCTATTCCGAATGCTCGTAAAACATCGACCTTAAAATTGCTGAGTTCTTTGAAATTTGCGTAGGTGAGTAGATATGCAATTCTGGATAAGAAAAAGAGAAGAACGCCAAATGCGATAAAACCGGCTAACCACGATATCGATTTTACAAAGTAATTATAGTTTTTCATCTTATAGGATTTGTAGCTATTGACTTATAGGTTTTTCTGGAATTCGAATGCAAAAATAACCTTTTGTTTTATATCTGCTACTTGCAACTTGGAATGGCTGAACAAGGCAAGGTATTCTATGTTTTTCTCCTTACCATGGATGGGTGAGTGACTTAATTTGCTGAGGTTGTAGCCTAATTTGGAAAAGGCTTCGGCAACCCTGTTTATAACATCTACATGAACCTTTGGATTTTTAACCAGTCCGTTTTTACCAACAAATTCACGTCCTGCTTCAAACTGAGGCTTTATCAGTAGCATCATTGCGCCATTCGGCGCTAGAAACTTTGGGAGATGTGGAGCAACCATGGTTAAAGAGATAAACGATAAATCGGCAACAATAAAGTCTACTTTCTTGGGAATAGCCGATTCTTTAAGCATTCTAATGTCGCACTCTTCCATTGAGCACACCTGCTGTTTTTTTCTGAGTGAGGCATCAAGTTGATTTGTGCCAACATCCACAGCCCAAACAAAGGCTGCTCCGTGTTGTAGCGCACAGTGGGTAAAGCCACCTGTCGATGCGCCAACATCTAAAATATATTTATCCTTAAAATCGAGGTTAAAATCGAGGATTGCTTTTTCGAGTTTTAATCCACCGCGGCCTACAAATGGCATTGCTTCTGCTGCATTGAATTCAACATTCGCATTGTCGTCCACATTAAACGATGGTTTTGTAATTACTGTATCATTTACAGTGACCAGTCCCTTTTGTATGCTATACTTCGCTTTCTCGCGCGATTGGATAAGTCCTTTCTCCACAAGGTGTATGTCAAGACGCTTCATGGTTAGATAGTTGAGCAAGAATTTTTTTTGATTTAGCCGAGATGCCAGGCGATGCATCAATCATATTTAGTCTGATAACATGAGGCAACTCCTCCTTAATCCAAGTATTGCTCGGTGCAAGGTACACTAGAATATCCATGCAGTATGCCTTTACAGCGATTGGCGTTTTGAGATTAAGCAACCATTCAAAGCATACCTCAATAAGCAACTCTACGCTTTTGCTGTTCTTTTTAGTGGCTATAATATCTTTAACCGCTCTACTTTCCAACGAGCATTTCGCTATTTTTGAAAAATGTCTTTGAACGGAGGGATTCTTTGTCTCGGGCATTTTATTTACGATAGAAACAAAATGTTTTTTTAGCAGTTCAGGCTTATTGATAATCATGTGTTCGAGAACCCATGCTGCATGAAAACCCAATGTATTGTTAGAGTTGGAGCAAAGGTCTATTAGGATATCAATTCCTTTGGGATTTTTCGAAAAAATATCCATTAAATTAAGTACATCGTTTTTTCGAAGTGAATATCTTAGCCGCTCTAATATTTTGCTCTCGTCCATGTAAATTCTAATTTTTACCAAAAATAATATCATGAAGTGTAATAACGATATTCTTAAAACCCTTTTTGAAAAGATTCATCAAAATAAGAAAGCAGAGTTAAACTATATTCTCGGTGCAAAGTATGTTGCGGTAACCAATCGTGATGGGCACATTGGTGTATGTGCTACTTTAGGAAATGAGATTGATGGTTTCGATATAGATAATCTAAACTTTGATTGCACTGAGGATAGAATTGTGATAAATGCCCTGGTTAATTCCTACATAAACTATAGTGCTCGGTTCGATGGTGGTGGAGATATTTTTAGCATTATAAATTTCGACAGGTACTCAAGCATAGTAATGATTGGATATTTTGGTCCATTGGTGAATAAGTTCATGGGAAAGAATATTGCATTAAGTATTTTCGACCTCGATCAGCGCGAAGTTCCGGTACTTCCAATGGAACAGCAAGCAGAGTATTTGGGAAAGGCCGATTGTGTTATACTTACATCAACAAGTATCTCGAATAATACTTTTGAAGGAATTGTACGGAATACGCCATCTTCATCTGATATTTTTTTACTTGGTCCATCAACGCCCATGGACGATGCGTTGTTCGAGTATCCCAATGTTAAAGGACTGTTCGGTTCGGTATTTAAGCCATTCGATGAGAATACGTTGAAAATAATAGCCGATGGCGGTGGAACTTGCCTGTTTAAGCAGTATATGGAGAAAATTTATAAGATGCGGGATGGTTACGGTAAGTTATAAGTTAAGTTTTAATTAGGTGTACATGGTATCCGTAATTGTGCCTAAAAACATCCATTAACCTTTTATCATTCCTGCGAAAGCAGAAATCTATTTTTCAAATTATTGGATTCCGCATCAAGTGCGGAATGAAGAAATTATTTAGAAATATTAATAGATAATCTTTTGATGTAATATGAAAAGAGCGAAACTTAAGGTTTCGCTCTTTATGTTGGGTTAGTTTAATCCTCTGTTTTTAAGTAGAGGTTCAATGCTGGGCTCTTTACCACGGAAATCCTTGTAAAGTTCCATGGCATCCTTCGATCCACCTTTTTCGAGTACGCAGGTGCGGAACTTGTTGGCAATTTCCTTGTTGAAAATATCACCACTTTCAACGTATGCCTCAAAAGCGTCGGCATCTAGCACCTCAGCCCAGATGTATGAGTAGTAACCGCTCGAGTATCCCATAACATCACTGAAAATATGACCAAAGTATGTGCTGCGGTAACGTGGCCAAATTTCAGGAATCAATCCAATTTTATCCATCGATGCTTTTTCGAAGGCAACAACATCAGCGATTTTTGCCTTGTCGGCTGTCAATGTATGGTAGTCCATATCGAGGATCGATGCTGCCAAGAACTCAGTGGTTGCAAAGCCTTGGTTGAAATGACCGCTCTTGTCAATCTTAGCAATTAGCTCGTCGGGCATTGGTTCGCCAGTTTGATAATGCTTAGCATATTCTTTTAAATACAACGGATTGCTTGCCCAGTGTTCCATGATTTGACTAGGAAGTTCAACGAAATCTTGAGGAACACCTTGTAATCCACTGTATTTTACTTTCGAGAATAATCCATGAAGAGCGTGTCCAAATTCATGGAAGAAGGTCTCTGCTTCATCATAACTTAATAATGAAGGTGCATTTTCTGTTGGTTTTGTGAAGTTGCATACAATTGATACGATAGGCGTTTGGATTGTTCCATCTGCTTTTTCCTTGTATTCCTGGAAACCAGTACACCATGCTCCTGGGCTTTTGCTTTCGCGTGGGAAAAAGTCTAAGTATAGAATACCAAGGTGTTTTCCATCAGCTTCTAGTACTTCGTAAACTTCTGCATCGGGATGGTAAACTGGTACATCGGTTAGTTTTTTATACTTTAAACCGTATAGTTTTTCGGTTAAGTTAAAAACGCCATTCTTAACACCTTCAAGCGAAAGGTAAGGACGTAGCATTTCCTCGTCTAAATCAAACTTTGCTTTACGTACTTTTTCTGAATATGACCACCAATCGGCAGCGCTAAGTTTAAATTTACCACCTTCGGCATTAATCATCTTCTGCATTTCATCGCGTTCGGTTTTGGCAACTTTTAATGCAGGTGTCCAAATTTTATTTAGTAAATCGTAAACATTCTCAGGAACTTTAGCCATATTAACATCGAGCACGAAATGAGCATGGGTTGGATAGCCAAGAATTTGAGCCTTCTGTTGACGTAGATCTACAATTTTCTTGATTACTTCCTTATTATCGTTGGCGTTGTCATTATTGCCTCGCATATAGTAGCCGTAGTATAGTTTCTCGCGTAAATCGCGGTTGGTCGAGTAGGTTAGGAAAGGAAGCATACTTGGTTTTTGAATTGTAAAAACCCACTTGCCTTCCATGTCAATTGCTTTTGCATCAGATGCTCCCATTGCAATAACAGATTCAGGTAATCCTGCCAAATCATCCTTGTTTTCAATAACTATTCTGTAGTTGTTGGTCTCTGCCAGAAGATTTTCGTTAAACTGTATAGCAAGTAGTGAAAGATCCTGATTTAATTTGCGAAGTTTTTCTTGATCTTCGGCATTAAGATTTGCACCTCCGCGAACGAATCCTTTGTATATTTTTTCGATTAGTCGTTTTTGCTCTGGGGTGTAGTTTGCTTCGCCCATTTTATCGTAAACGGCTTTAACTCGCTCGAATAGTTTGGCGTTCATGCTAATGTCGTCGCGATGCTTCGATAAGATTGGAGATACTTTTTTGATAACTTCCTGAAGCGAATCGGTTCTGTTTGCTTCTTTGATATTCTCCATTACAATAACAACTCTTTGTAGAAGTTCGCCACTGTTATCCAATGGAATAATAGTGTTCTCGAAGGTTGGTGCTTCGGTGTTAGATGTAATGGCATCAATTTCGGCCAAGTTCTCTTTAATTCCTTCCAGTATTGCTGGCTCATAATGCACTGGCTTAATCTTATCGAAAGGAGGAACTCCGAATGGAGTATTGTATGTCTCCAAGAATGGGTTCTCAGCCTTTTTCTCACAAGAAACCATAAGGCTCGTTGTAATTAGGGTTAGTAAAATCAAACTGTATTTTCTCATTTTCTTATAATTTGGTTGAATTAGAATTAAGTTATCTTGCTATTTGAACCTAAAAACGATTAAAAGGTTTAAAATTTAAATAATGTGCAAGTTACAAAAATGAAATCATAAAAAGATTGAGAATCGTTTGATTCTTTATTATTAATTGATAGAACTCCCCGCATGTGGGTGTTTGCGTTGGATGTTTGGTTTTATTCTAAAAGAAAAGCCCTCGAAAGAGGGCTTTGTATTCTTACTTATTTTGAAGGTAGTTATTGATAATGCTTGCCCATTTTTCAGCTAAAACTTGTTCTTCGCCGAGCGGACTATTGTCGTTACTGTTGTAAAAATTGATGTTTTTCCCTGGAATATTTGAATTTTTATTGGTGAATGTTAGGTCAATTCGTTCAAGAATTTTATTTGCTTTTCCGCCTTTAATGTTTCTATATGTTGGAGATACAATGCAATTGTCTATTTCTTTAAGATCGATAAGCATTGTTTCTTCCTGATCGTTATCCTTTTTTAGTGCAAAAAATTTTCCTGAAATTTTGTCGATTCCAATACAGCGTGAGTTCCACATATCGCTCTCCGAAACATTTACTTGATTTTTTGCTGCGGTTGAGGTAAAGTGTTTTAGGAATAATTTTCCCTTATTTTTTTGTGCCCAATGAATGTAAAATACTGGCAATATGAAAATGCCAAGAAATAGCATACCCATTAAAAACAATGAAATATTCATAATTTCCAATTATTAAAGTTGATAAATAAAAAGTTTACTTGTTTTCAGCGCCTTGTGTCTGAAATACTTAAATAAGAGGAAGTTGATTACCAGAAATAGTGGAATGGAAAAATTATATTACGAATGGCTGAACTTATCGTTAACTTTGAGGAGAACTGTATATACCTAAAAGTTAAGCATGATAATGTGTGCTCAATTACAAAATTCCGATCTAGTCCAAGGTTTTGGAGTTTCCGTAAATAAAGCGAGTGGCAATTCTCAAGAAACGAAATATTATTTTTTTCGGAACGTTGAATTGTGAATAGGTTGATTTCGCTCTGAATAAAATACTCCGATGTTTGCGTATGCTTTTGGCTTTTATCAGAAAAGTCAATATCATTACAATAGCTGCCAGCAACAATACTTGCGTAAGTAAGTATTGCTGATAATGCAACCACTATAAGTTTATTGATGCTTTTCATTGGCGAAAAAAGATAAAACGATAATTTACAAATATAAATATTTGCAATAAATTTTGTATTTATTGAACTGGTTTGTAGCTGTTTTTGGGTGGATGCTTAGACTTTGACTCCTAAAATCATCATGTCATCGGTTTGGTCGCCACCTGCACGCCATTTCTCAAAGGTATCCTCTAGGATGCTTTTCTGTTTGCTCATATTTTGATGAGAGATTTCGATTAGCAGTTTTTGGAAGTTTTTGGCTAAGAATTTTTTACGATCACTGCCCCGGAGTTGATCCGAGAAGCCATCGGAGAATAAATAAATACAATCGTCTTTTTGCAACCGCATGTATTGATTGGTAAATACGGGTTCGCTATTATTCATGGATCTTCCAACAGATATTTTATCGGCTCTCAGGTGTGTTAATTCATTATTGCGTACTATGTAAACGGGATTGTGCGCACCGGCAAATTCTAGTTCGTGGTTAAGTATTCCAATCTTGCAGATCGAAATATCGATACCATCCTTGGCATCGTATTCTTCGTTTTTCTTCACGATGGAGCGCATTTCACGGCACATCTCATTCAGTATAAACTAGCATTGGTGATTCCCATTCTGTAAATGATTTCGGAGAGTGAGGCAATGCCAAGCATGCTAAGCAATGCGCCAGGAACCCCATGTCCTGTACAATCAGCGGCGGCAATAATAATGTAATCGTCAACTTTTCGGAAAAAGTAAAAGTCACCGCTGATTATGCTCCGGGGTTTATATAGGATAAAATAATCGGAAAAACTTTCCTTTAGAATTGAATCGTTTGGTAGAAGGGCCGATTGAATATAACTAGCGTAAAGTATACTGTCATCAATACTCTGCCGTTGTTTAATGAGCAAATCGCGTTGGGCTGCCATCTCTTTCCCCTGCACCTGGAGTAGTTTGTTTTGGATAGCAAT is a window of Tenuifilaceae bacterium CYCD DNA encoding:
- a CDS encoding collagen-binding protein; this encodes MKTYKFLLLLILLPLIGFPQGTGIIKGRVFDKQSSEPIPFANIIIFGTTIGITSDSDGNYSFTGINPGYIELQVSTIGYKPYISEAILVTNSKIAYIDLPIEEMPIELEGVTIKASTFRRSDDAPLSLRRIGIDEIEKNPGGNRDISRVIQSLPGVASSLAYRNDVIVRGGGPNENRFYLDGIEIPNLNHFATQGASGGPTGIINVDFVREVNFYSGAFPANYGNAISSVLDFRQIDGNKDNLKVKTAVGASDLALTLDGPVGKKTSFIFSARRSYLQLLFNALGLPFLPTYNDFQFKTKTKFDNKHELTVIGLGAIDNNELNTGLKNPDESQRYILGYLPVNTQWNYTLGISYKHFKENGFETFVASRNMLNNRQYKYQNNDKSNPKLLDYTSWEAENKFRYERQLKLPSGYDLNFGAGMEYARYYNSTFRAKYIDETYLPDAYKTNMEMFKWSLFGQINHTYFKKLTLSLGLRTDANNYSKQMNNLISQVSPRFSASYELTPNSYLNFNIGRFYQQPSYTTLGYGNSAGELVNKSNGLKFIQSDHIVFGGEWLPNESSRLSVEGFLKLYNNYPVSLTDSVSIASKGADYGTFGDEPVKSVGKGRAYGVEFLYRNKNLFGFNTLLSYTLVRSVTSKMDENLRATSKYIPTSWDNKHLLTITATKTFKHGWDAGFKWRYIGGAPYTPYDLEKSAQIDIWNTNNQAVIDYSKFNTLRLNGFHQLDIRVDKMFYFNKWMLNLYVDIQNVYNFKGDKKDSYITMLDSNGNPAVDSTDPTRYVLKKIKNDGSGTILPTVGVILEF
- a CDS encoding dipeptidyl carboxypeptidase II; this translates as MVSCEKKAENPFLETYNTPFGVPPFDKIKPVHYEPAILEGIKENLAEIDAITSNTEAPTFENTIIPLDNSGELLQRVVIVMENIKEANRTDSLQEVIKKVSPILSKHRDDISMNAKLFERVKAVYDKMGEANYTPEQKRLIEKIYKGFVRGGANLNAEDQEKLRKLNQDLSLLAIQFNENLLAETNNYRIVIENKDDLAGLPESVIAMGASDAKAIDMEGKWVFTIQKPSMLPFLTYSTNRDLREKLYYGYYMRGNNDNANDNKEVIKKIVDLRQQKAQILGYPTHAHFVLDVNMAKVPENVYDLLNKIWTPALKVAKTERDEMQKMINAEGGKFKLSAADWWSYSEKVRKAKFDLDEEMLRPYLSLEGVKNGVFNLTEKLYGLKYKKLTDVPVYHPDAEVYEVLEADGKHLGILYLDFFPRESKSPGAWCTGFQEYKEKADGTIQTPIVSIVCNFTKPTENAPSLLSYDEAETFFHEFGHALHGLFSKVKYSGLQGVPQDFVELPSQIMEHWASNPLYLKEYAKHYQTGEPMPDELIAKIDKSGHFNQGFATTEFLAASILDMDYHTLTADKAKIADVVAFEKASMDKIGLIPEIWPRYRSTYFGHIFSDVMGYSSGYYSYIWAEVLDADAFEAYVESGDIFNKEIANKFRTCVLEKGGSKDAMELYKDFRGKEPSIEPLLKNRGLN
- a CDS encoding phosphoglycerol transferase, whose amino-acid sequence is MKNYNYFVKSISWLAGFIAFGVLLFFLSRIAYLLTYANFKELSNFKVDVLRAFGIGIRFDLKVLTIGLLPLVLLSFLTLLFGNKGFKVIRKTFQIYGFIILSIFALLMIIDYYFFSFYNSRISVIFFGFFEDDTLAVLKTIWTDFPLIPILIGLFVALFLLYKASGWISKDREFKKLLSNRVLIQAFAILVFVGVYFAGMRGTLAIIPLDGRHATFSENTFVNTLANNGVFALKIAYSDRKNYKVDINISKMLKQYKFKTESEAISTYLGNPNDTLNTSSLIATTPKNEFLKQNPPSVVFVMMESMSNYYLNFHSEKTNLLGALENELKDCYLFRNFLSSYNGTIFSLEGIMVNSPQGPLSQSKYQTVTLESSSAKPFVEKGYQTTFITGGKMGWRSMDKFINKQYFETIEAEPNLLKECPDAKRCEWGVHDENMFDRTFEILSNAKQPQFIYAMTISHHSPYDIPESYQGYPLELTDEMKSKLKATPEIALKSLKAYQYANDCLGKFINKIRNSPLGKNTIIVATGDHNIHQIFDFTDKDLLMKYSVPFLLYVPDAYKPKNDVNTKKFGSHRDVFPTLFNLALSDAKYVNSGNNLLSDKGKDNYSVYCYRIAMDSVGCVDYTSTPLYFRWSDMNTMQLEPSSQNPDEHLQKLMIKSKAYTASMNILVMEDLAKKTNQKK
- a CDS encoding hypothetical protein (frameshifted, insertion/deletion at around 2529527) encodes the protein MGSFYNIALVGFTIFFFTTNYFDSQLYDREFKVRLLSVYSAIFFFSFFFESVRKITFDAFEKTYSKKIKYLKLISSKNIALRSANKELSQLSEEFKTQNDYLKVLNKELVDQNDKIAIQNKLLQVQGKEMAAQRDLLIKQRQSIDDSILYASYIQSALLPNDSILKESFSDYFILYKPRSIISGDFYFFRKVDDYIIIAAADCTGHGVPGALLSMLGIASLSEIIYRMGITNASLY
- a CDS encoding TlyA family rRNA (cytidine-2'-O)-methyltransferase produces the protein MKRLDIHLVEKGLIQSREKAKYSIQKGLVTVNDTVITKPSFNVDDNANVEFNAAEAMPFVGRGGLKLEKAILDFNLDFKDKYILDVGASTGGFTHCALQHGAAFVWAVDVGTNQLDASLRKKQQVCSMEECDIRMLKESAIPKKVDFIVADLSFISLTMVAPHLPKFLAPNGAMMLLIKPQFEAGREFVGKNGLVKNPKVHVDVINRVAEAFSKLGYNLSKLSHSPIHGKEKNIEYLALFSHSKLQVADIKQKVIFAFEFQKNL